The sequence TTTAAAAAGATGGTCTCCTCTGGGGCAGAAATTATAAGGATAGCCATTCTTAAACAAGAAGATACAGATTCTATCCCTATCTTGAAAAAAAAGTTTGATGTACCTATTGTGGCTGATATCCATTACATTCCAGAGTTTGCTATTTCATCAATCAGAAAAGGAGCCGATAAAATAAGAATCAATCCGTATAATATGGAAAAAAAACATCTCAACAATATCATACAAGAATCAAAAGATGCAGGGGTCCCAATAAGGATAGGTATAAATTCAGGGTCGGTGAAATTAAAAGGTTCTCTTGCTGATAGCCTTGTGTCTTCTGCTCTGGATACTCTGAAATTTTTTCAAGATAAAGATTTTAACAATATAGTTCTGTCACTTAAAACTCCGCAGGTTAAAGAAACAATAACGTGTTACAGAAAAATATCAGAAGCATGCGATTATCCTTTACATCTGGGCATTACCGAAGCAGGTAGAGGGTATTTAGCAGAAAGTAAATCTATACTTGGTATAGGAACGCTTCTATTGGAAGGTATTGGTGATACTCTACGGGTTTCTCTTTCGGAACCATCATATAAAGAGATAGAGTTTGGTAAAGCGATTTTGCAGTCTGCAGAGATAAGAAGGTTTGAAACTGAAATAGTATCTTGCCCTACCTGCGGAAGAACTCAGGTTGCTCTTCCATCAATATTGGCAAAGGTAGAGGCAGAAGTTAAAAGATTAAAAAAGGGTTATCCCAAAATAAAAGAACTCAAAATAGCGGTGATGGGCTGCAGCGTTAACGGACCAGGGGAAGCTAAACAGGCAGATATAGGTATTGCAGGAGGAAAAGGTAGTTTTGCTTTATTTAAAAAAGGTACTATAATAGGAACTTATAAAGAAGAAATAATAGTTTCTCAACTTGTAAAGGAAATCATTGAAGAGGTCAACAATCTCGCTTAAAATAGGCGGGTAAAGGAGAAAAAATGTCTGATTTAAAAGCAGGAATTATTGGGTTTGACACATCTCATATTATAAGGTTTTCAGAACTTACCAAACAAGATTCACCACATAGGGTCAAAGGGCTTGATATTATAGCAGGTGTTCCTACTTTTAGCCCAGATTTACCTTCAAGTTATGAGAGGGTTGAGGGGTACAAAAAAGAGATGACAGAGAAATGGGGAGTTAAACTTGTATCTACAATTGAGGAACTTATTTCTATGTGTGATGTGATTCTTCTTGAAAGCAATGATGGCAGAAGACATTTGAAAGAAGCTACACCTGTTTTACAAGCAAAAAAGCCTGTTTTTATAGATAAACCTTTGGCTGCAAATTATGCTGACGCCAAGGAGATAGTTAGGTTAGCAAAAGAGAATAACTGCCCTATGTTCTCCTCTTCATCACTTAGGTTTGATTATGATGTTATGGAAGCAAAAGCAGATACAGAGTTTGGTGCAATTATGGGAGCTGACGCTGTAACTCCAGCATCTCTTGAGGTTACTAACCCAGGGCTATTCTGGTATGGTATACACGGTCTGGAAGTTCTTTATACTTTTATGGGTAGAGGTTGTAGTAAGGTGTTCTGTGAGAAGACAGAGTCAACACATTTTGTTACTGGAGTATGGGAGAACGGTAGAATTGGAACTGTCAGAGGTGTAAGAGGTTACGCTTGTGGTTATGGTGTAACACTGTTTGCCGAAAAGAAATTTAAGAGAGTAAACTCAACAGGTAAGGTGCCCTACTATGCACAACTTTTGAACCAGATTGTACAGTTTTTTAATACAGGCAACCCTCCTGTGGAAGCCGAAGAGACACTCGAAATGATGCAGTTTATGGAAGCAGCCTATATAAGCGAAAAAGAAGGAAGACCAGTCTATCTGCAAGAACTTGACTAAAAGGGTAAAAAAGTATGTGGTGTCTACTCACTCTGGTACTACGGTGCATACACCTTCCCTATCTTTGCCTTCTCCCCTCGGAGGGAGAAGGATCAAGGATGAGGGGAGAAGGCAACTGAACCAAAAACGAAAAACGTAGGGATAAAGGATGCCACCCCCTTATATGTCATTCCGGACTTGATCCGGAATCTCGCTTTTCTTGCTACCAACGTGGGTTAAGTGAGAGATCCTGAAACAAGTTCAGGATAACAAATTGGTGCGTTAGGACGGTATTGTGAGTGTAGAAGAAATACCGCCCCCCATTCCGTCTTTTGTAGTTTGTCTTGCGAGCTTTATCCACCAAAGCCTTGGCGTAGGAGGGCGTTTTTTGGCGTGGCAATCTCGCCGAAGGCGGAAAAGGAATGACCTTCTTTGCCTTCTCCCCTTGGGGGAGAGGGATCAAGGATGAGGGGAGTAGTTAGCAACTGAACCAAAAACGAAAAACGTAGGGATAAAGGATGACACTCCCCCTGTATGTCATTCCGGACTTGATCCGGAATCTCGTTTTTTGCGGAGGTTAGACCTTCGTCTTAGTCAAGTGTAGCGTAGTGGAGGAGTTGTTAGCAGGCAAGAATTACCCTGTAAGAGGAGTAAGAGGAGAAAGATATGTCTAATTTTAAAGTAGGAATGATAGGGTTTGATACATCCCACGTAATAAGATTTGCAAAGAATTCTAAAGAAGAATCCCCAGGACAAGTCAAAGGGATTAATATTATTGCTGGTGTCCCAACATTTAGCCCAGATTTACCTTCAAGTTATGAAAGGGTTGAAGGGTACACAAAAGAACTATCTGAGAAATGGGGCGTCAAGATTGTATCTACAATTGAGGAACTTATTTCTATGTG is a genomic window of bacterium containing:
- the ispG gene encoding flavodoxin-dependent (E)-4-hydroxy-3-methylbut-2-enyl-diphosphate synthase encodes the protein MRKITKKINIGNISIGGGSPITVQGMTKVPTSDIKNLLKEFKKMVSSGAEIIRIAILKQEDTDSIPILKKKFDVPIVADIHYIPEFAISSIRKGADKIRINPYNMEKKHLNNIIQESKDAGVPIRIGINSGSVKLKGSLADSLVSSALDTLKFFQDKDFNNIVLSLKTPQVKETITCYRKISEACDYPLHLGITEAGRGYLAESKSILGIGTLLLEGIGDTLRVSLSEPSYKEIEFGKAILQSAEIRRFETEIVSCPTCGRTQVALPSILAKVEAEVKRLKKGYPKIKELKIAVMGCSVNGPGEAKQADIGIAGGKGSFALFKKGTIIGTYKEEIIVSQLVKEIIEEVNNLA
- a CDS encoding Gfo/Idh/MocA family oxidoreductase — encoded protein: MSDLKAGIIGFDTSHIIRFSELTKQDSPHRVKGLDIIAGVPTFSPDLPSSYERVEGYKKEMTEKWGVKLVSTIEELISMCDVILLESNDGRRHLKEATPVLQAKKPVFIDKPLAANYADAKEIVRLAKENNCPMFSSSSLRFDYDVMEAKADTEFGAIMGADAVTPASLEVTNPGLFWYGIHGLEVLYTFMGRGCSKVFCEKTESTHFVTGVWENGRIGTVRGVRGYACGYGVTLFAEKKFKRVNSTGKVPYYAQLLNQIVQFFNTGNPPVEAEETLEMMQFMEAAYISEKEGRPVYLQELD